From a region of the Candidatus Zixiibacteriota bacterium genome:
- the accB gene encoding acetyl-CoA carboxylase biotin carboxyl carrier protein has protein sequence MNENYIRKLIRLVEESEIESLEVSSWGRKVRIVQRISSSQNGHGDGTHVVVAAHAPAVAAAPIPAAAPAAATSPAPAAPTEDLGNLVPVKSPMVGTFYAAPSPDSDPYVSLNQKISVGQIVCIVEAMKLMNEIESEVSGRITRIMVENAQPVEFGQTLFLIEPD, from the coding sequence ATGAACGAGAATTATATTCGGAAACTGATCCGACTGGTCGAAGAATCGGAAATCGAATCCCTTGAGGTCTCTTCGTGGGGACGCAAGGTAAGAATCGTCCAGCGGATTTCATCGTCTCAAAACGGTCACGGTGATGGTACGCATGTAGTCGTAGCTGCCCACGCCCCAGCCGTAGCGGCAGCACCAATTCCGGCCGCAGCTCCGGCAGCGGCGACTTCGCCTGCACCGGCGGCTCCGACCGAAGATCTGGGTAATCTGGTCCCGGTTAAGTCGCCGATGGTCGGGACATTCTACGCGGCGCCTTCACCGGACTCCGATCCCTATGTTTCACTCAATCAGAAAATATCGGTGGGGCAGATTGTCTGTATCGTTGAGGCGATGAAGCTGATGAACGAAATCGAATCGGAAGTCAGCGGTAGAATCACCAGGATCATGGTCGAAAACGCCCAACCGGTAGAATTCGGCCAGACCTTGTTCCTGATTGAACCGGATTAA